One genomic segment of Panicum virgatum strain AP13 chromosome 2N, P.virgatum_v5, whole genome shotgun sequence includes these proteins:
- the LOC120658369 gene encoding uncharacterized Rho GTPase-activating protein At5g61530-like has protein sequence MPLAESPQWRRKATDFFSTSSFKLKQAGQSAGDNLADVAGKVGSVVKSRWAVFQEARQQQQQRPPGETVQERFITAAASTGLLFRKGISETKEKVAVGKVKVEEAAKKTADKSKTILNNIERWQKGVASTDVFGVPIEATVQREQSGKAVPLMLVRCADYLVISGLNNEYLFRSEGDRKVLQQLVSLYNEDSGASLPEGVNPIDVGALVKCYLASIPEPLTTFALYDELRDARVSIPDLRNILKKLPNVNYMTLEFVTALLLRVSRKSSLNKMDSRSLAVEFAPLIMWRQGDAGTDLRNHLKFTLKPPPKIVDTTSNTTTWDLLDEDASSQIPLDDASPPDYSSIEVIQCLIEHHNAIFTDANETVWR, from the exons ATGCCGCTGGCGGAGTCGCCCCAGTGGCGCCGGAAGGCCACCGATTTCTTCTCTACCTCCA GCTTCAAGCTGAAGCAGGCAGGACAATCAGCTGGGGATAATTTAGCTGATGTTGCTGGGAAGGTTGGGTCCGTGGTGAAGAGTCGGTGGGCTGTCTTCCAGGAGgctaggcagcagcagcagcagcgtccaCCGGGTGAGACAGTGCAGGAGCGTTTCATCACTGCTGCTGCCTCCACCGGTTTGCTTTTCAGGAAGGGCATTTCAGAGACAAAGGAGAAGGTTGCTGTGGGGAAGGTCAAAGTAGAAGAG GCTGCTAAAAAGACTGCAGATAAAAGCAAGACTATTTTGAACAATATTGAACGCTGGCAGAAG GGAGTCGCAAGCACTGATG TATTTGGTGTTCCTATTGAAGCCACTGTGCAACGAGAGCAGTCTGGTAAAGCTGTGCCCTTGATGCTAGTGAGGTGTGCAGACTACCTGGTTATATCAG GCTTGAATAATGAGTACTTATTCAGATCTGAAGGTGACAGAAAAGTTCTTCAGCAGTTAGTTTCTCTTTACAATGAAG ATTCAGGTGCATCTTTACCTGAAGGTGTCAATCCTATTGATGTAGGTGCACTGGTGAAGTGCTACCTTGCCAGCATCCCTGAACCGCTCACTACATTTGCGCTTTATGATGAGCTTAGAGATGCGAGGGTTAGCATTCCTGATCTTAGGAACATATTGAAGAAGCTTCCAAATGTTAACTACATGACACTAGAATTTGTTACAGCATTGCTACTTCGAGTAAGCCGGAAATCATCTCTTAACAAG ATGGACTCTCGTAGCCTTGCTGTGGAATTTGCGCCTTTGATCATGTGGCGGCAAGGCGATGCTGGCACGGATTTACGTAACCACCTCAAGTTTACCTTGAAACCGCCTCCTAAAATTGTAGACACGACATCAAATACCACTACATGGGACCTGTTAG ATGAGGATGCTTCATCCCAGATACCCTTAGACGATGCTTCGCCCCCAGACTACAGCTCCATTGAGGTCATCCAGTGTCTGATCGAGCATCACAATGCCATTTTCACGGATGCAAATGAAACTGTGTGGAGATGA
- the LOC120662822 gene encoding uncharacterized protein LOC120662822, which yields MKAYPVGNIDLSVTFGSKANFRTETLTFEVVDWKGAYHAILGRPAYAKFMAVPNYTYAKFSVIIVSGSFEQAYVSSCEYFDLATTAANSAELGQLRATTPECRPDPGKPSQAPAFVSTDETKSVVFDDADPTKTVRVGSQLSAK from the coding sequence ATGAAGGCGTACCCGGTCGGCAACATTGACTTGTCGGTCACGTTCGGCAGCAAAGCCAACTTCCGCACTGAGACCCTCACATTTGAGGTGGTGGACTGGAAGGGAGCGTACCACGCCATTCTCGGGCGCCccgcctacgccaagttcatggcagtgcccaactacacctacgcCAAGTTCTCGGTCATCATAGTGAGCGGCTCCTTCGAGCAGGCCTACGTCAGCAGCTGCGAGTACTTCGACCTCGCCACCACTGCGGCGAACTCGGCTGAGCTTGGCCAGCTTCGCGCCACCACTCCCGAGTGCCGTCCTGACCCTGGCAAGCCCAGCCAGGCACCGGCATTTGTCTCAACCGATGAAACCAAGTCGGTCGTGTTCGACGACGCCGATCCAACTAAGACGGTGCGGGTCGGCTCCCAGCTGTCGGCCAAATAG
- the LOC120662824 gene encoding WAS/WASL-interacting protein family member 2-like, translating to MACGPHSSGFSSTSVLVLAATAGSRRRAAAQAPRGEGGGVAPPLAPHRPPCSRRHGPVPKLPRATCAGERGGISSRPLLAARSPLPPPRAQAVVHAIARRPPLPDAARASSSRCAAAPPLLRAAAPPPCLASELLLLPRAGVPLPRAGRAPPRPSRRPSSSSPATPPLSRRALLPNSAALRP from the coding sequence ATGGCGTGCGGGCCCCACTCGTCAGGTTTTTCTTCAACCTCCGTGCTGGtgctcgccgccaccgcagggagccggaggagggccGCCGCACAAGCTCcgcgcggggagggaggaggggtggcgccgccgctggctccCCACCGGCCCCCTTGCTCTCGGCGCCATGGCCCCGTGCCGAAGCTGCCGCGCGCCACATGCGCCGGCGAGAGAGGAGGGATCTCGAGCCGTCCCTTGCTCGCCGCCCGGTCgccgctccctccgccgcgcgcgcaggCCGTTGTTCACGCcatcgctcgccggccgccgctcccggaCGCGGCACGAGCCTCCTCGTCCCGCTGCGCCGCGGCTCCGCCCCTACTCCGGGCAGCCGCACCTCCGCCCTGCCTCGCCTCCGAGCTGCTGCTCCTCCCCCGCGCCGGCGTGCCCCTACCTCGCGCCGGTCGTGCCCCGCCTCGCCCCTCACGCCGgccatcctcttcctccccggCCACACCTCCTCTCTCCCGTCGCGCTCTGCTGCCGAACTCGGCGGCCCTCCGCCCCTGA
- the LOC120662825 gene encoding vegetative cell wall protein gp1-like: MPPRSSSASGMRSIRRELQRRRPKPLAPRSSAAKRPPPPHEEGDRYTGPEPRPCPPRQEDPSPSTSKSPPGSAGTHAAPRSRPHPSPRPGVISPCTPPQPRSAPPSVDSACPTTLGTDENLRPGTAVGVRTRTTTLKTGEVLVFWLRAMIVSPTRGGYEVVYDRNWPPGDPYGTVPVPRRHVRTIKPSSSPTTPAPSLPSSSNPRSSASHTTATAAAARNKETRPAPRSTTAGKSLRLIRSLLPEMERHVQVPSQDTSWLLLGST; the protein is encoded by the coding sequence ATGCCGCCGCGCTCTTCCTCGGCGTCCGGCATGCGGAGCATCCGCCGGGAGCTCCAGCGCAGGAGGCCCAAGCCCTTGGCGCCGAGGAGCTCAGCTGCcaagaggccgccgccgccgcatgagGAGGGTGATCGCTACACGGGCCCGGAGCCACGCCCTTGTCCACCGCGCCAGGAGGATCCATCGCCCAGCACCTCAAAGTCCCCGCCAGGTTCCGCTGGCACCCACGCGGCGCCGCGGTCTCGGCCTCACCCTTCGCCGCGCCCCGGTGTCATCTCTccctgcacgccgccgcagccccgctCCGCCCCACCCTCGGTCGACTCCGCGTGCCCGACCACCCTCGGCACCGACGAGAATCTCAGGCCCGGGACGGCGGTTGGTGTCCGCACGAGGACCACGACGCTCAAGACCGGGGAGGTTCTGGTGTTCTGGCTCAGAGCGATGATCGTGTCGCCCACTCGCGGAGGCTACGAGGTCGTCTACGACCGCAACTGGCCGCCCGGGGACCCCTACGGCACCGTCCCCGTCCCGCGCCGACACGTCAGGACGATCAAGCCCTCGTCGTCGCCGACTACGCCGGCGCCATCCCTACCTTCGTCCAGCAACCCTAGATCGTCCGCCTCCcacaccaccgccaccgctgccgccgcgcgaaACAAGGAGACGCGGCCCGCGCCGAGGTCGACCACGGCGGGGAAGAGCCTGCGCCTCATCCGCAGCCTCTTGCCGGAGATGGAGCGCCATGTCCAAGTGCCTAGCCAGGATACTAGCTGGCTGCTGCTCGGTTCCACTTGA
- the LOC120658431 gene encoding photosynthetic NDH subunit of subcomplex B 3, chloroplastic-like, whose product MGSTVQLTGLLGVSSPPLAQSHCYSCSGARKQSCSLRAPRRQGTRLRAVGMGAPGGEPPAAAPEQEEPPSVDFAFVSPRLLPDGTPDVHYRTARGGQKLRDIMLEGYIDLYGPYDKLLLNCSGGGVCGTCIVEVVQGKEMLSPKTEVEKEVLKRKPKTWRLACQATVGNADSTGQMVIQQLPEWKIHEWDK is encoded by the exons ATGGGATCCACCGTGCAGCTCACCGGCCTCCTCGGCGTCTCCTCGCCGCCTCTCGCCCAGTCCCACTGCTACAGCTGCAGCGGCGCCAGGAAGCAGAGCTGCTCgctccgcgcgccgcggcgtcaGGGGACGCGCCTCCGCGCCGTCGGGAtgggcgcgcccggcggcgagcctcccgccgccgcgccggagcaGGAGGAGCCGCCGTCCGTCGACTTCGCGTTCGTCAGC CCGCGGCTGCTGCCGGACGGGACGCCGGACGTGCACTACCggacggcgcgcggcgggcagAAGCTCCGGGACATCATGCTCGAGGGCTACATCGACCTCTACGGGCCCTAC GATAAGCTTCTCCTCAACTGCTCGGGAGGCGGCGTGTGCGGGACCTGCATCGTCGAG GTGGTTCAAGGCAAGGAAATGCTTTCTCCAAAAACTGAAGTGGAGAAGGAGGTGCTCAAAAGG AAACCCAAGACGTGGAGATTGGCGTGCCAGGCTACGGTCGGTAATGCAGATTCAACTGGACAG ATGGTCATTCAGCAATTGCCTGAGTGGAAGATACATGAGTGGGACAAGTAG
- the LOC120662826 gene encoding myricetin 3-O-rhamnoside 1,2-glucosyltransferase UGT709G2-like gives MAAAHVLVFPFPLRGHINRMLHFATALVGAGVHVTFLHTEHNLRRLGGRASASSPAGSPRLRFLSIPDGLPDDHRRSVADIFELYKSLAAEAIGPYRALLAPSPTTGSRAADVSVDPTGGFPPVTCLVADGVLPWAIDAAEELGVPAIAFRTISACSFLAYLSSPKLFELGELPFPAGGDLDEPVRGVPGMESLLRRRDLPRLCRRPNETDDVDPKLHTVVKLSADSSRARALILNTTASLEQSALAHIAPRMRDLFAVGPLHAMSPAAPCSSLLREDDGCTAWLDGHADRSVVYASLGSLATISRDQFTELFSGLVAAGYPFLWVFRPDMVEVEAGQDAALQEAVRGAGGSGKARVVAWAPQRDVLRHRAVGCFLTHAGWNSMLEAAIEGVPTVCWPLNADQQINSRFVGAVWKTGLDMKDVCDRAVVEKTVREAMESAEIRQSAQALAQQVRRDVAARGSSATEFDRLVKFVKKLSTSSDSPSST, from the coding sequence atggcggcggcgcacgtgcTCGTCTTCCCGTTCCCGCTGCGGGGACACATCAACCGCATGCTCCACTTCGCCACGGccctcgtcggcgccggcgtccaCGTCACGTTCCTCCACACCGAGCACAACCTTCGCCGCCTCGGCGGCcgtgcctccgcctcctctcccgccgGGTCGCCGCGCCTCCGCTTCCTGTCCATCCCCGATGGGCTCCCCGACGACCACCGCCGCTCGGTGGCTGACATTTTTGAGCTGTACAAGTCCCTGGCGGCGGAGGCCATAGGCCCGTACCGCGCTCTGCTCGCGCCGTCGCCCACCACGGGGAGCCGAGCTGCTGATGTCAGCGTCGACCCCACCGGCGGCTTCCCGCCGGTGACGTGTCTTGTCGCCGATGGCGTGCTTCCTTGGGCCATCGACGCTGCCGAGGAGCTCGGCGTCCCGGCGATCGCCTTCCGCACGATCAGCGCCTGCAGCTTCTTGGCATACCTATCCTCCCCCAAGCTTTTCGAGCTGGGCGAGCTCCCTTTCCCTGCAGGTGGCGACCTCGACGAGCCGGTGCGTGGCGTTCCAGGAATGGAGAGCCTCTTGCGGCGACGAGATCTCCCAAGGCTCTGCCGCCGCCCCAACGAGACCGACGACGTCGACCCCAAGCTGCACACGGTCGTCAAGCTCTCCGCCGACAGCAGCAGGGCGCGGGCGCTCATACTCAACACCACCGCCTCCTTGGAGCAGTCAGCGCTCGCGCACATCGCGCCGCGTATGCGCGACTTGTTCGCCGTCGGGCCTCTCCACGCGATGTCTCCGGCGGCGCCCTGCAGCAGCCTGCTGCGCGAGGACGACGGCTGCACGGCGTGGCTCGACGGCCACGCGGACAGGTCCGTCGTGTACGCGAGCTTGGGGAGCCTTGCCACCATCTCTCGCGACCAGTTCACGGAGCTCTTCTCAgggctcgtcgccgccggctaCCCCTTCCTCTGGGTGTTCCGGCCGGACATGGTTGAGGTGGAGGCGGGGCAGGACGCCGCTCTCCAAGAAGCTGTCAGgggggccggcggcagcggcaaggCCCGCGTCGTGGCGTGGGCGCCGCAGCGAGACGTGCTGCGGCACCGCGCCGTGGGTTGCTTCCTGACGCACGCCGGGTGGAACTCGATGCTGGAGGCCGCCATCGAGGGCGTGCCGACGGTGTGCTGGCCGCTCAACGCGGACCAGCAGATCAACAGCCGGTTCGTGGGCGCCGTGTGGAAGACAGGGCTGGACATGAAGGACGTGTGCGACAGAGCCGTGGTGGAGAAGACGGTGAGGGAGGCGATGGAGTCCGCTGAGATCAGGCAGTCGGCGCAGGCTCTGGCGCAGCAGGTGAGGCGCGACGTCGCAGCCCGAGGCTCGTCGGCGACGGAGTTCGATCGGCTGGTCAAGTTTGTCAAGAAGCTTAGCACGTCTTCTGATAGTCCGTCTTCGACCTAG
- the LOC120658314 gene encoding transcription termination factor MTEF18, mitochondrial-like: MSIRAALHLRRFFSTDAALAPPKLRNLPYRLRHGAVPAARAAVSEYLHFTRCLPSSHADSIVAHSPRSLLSFLAALPAVPGSLPTAELPALLRRHLNFHPLNELPFFLESIGAPAAASPRSDLMFVADHPTLLDAVAALAHFGFPWSRLGLLFPAVLLGVPPDRISSRLAALEARLNRLPRAAIIAACLTFPSLLERDLSDCDTLVKDLGATFRGLGPDLGASNDIDAFSGVCRRMRMFYDAGTEIGSIGGLAGSSWRVFLELREKRIAERLWFFKELGMPGKELGRFLLSNAKLFYHDFSDVVISVPEYLLRVGLVDDEVNAAIEKHPYVVGKNQLENLPRVLRAMKLEHRFLEKISVGAENLRYLSPYFALEDDSYDAEVERAFLDGMTKVKADKKAQHVDSKLEFLKSIGYGENEIATKVIPVLHSTKDFLQERFDYLLERGVEYTMLCRILTVFPKVLNQGKDMLNEKLNYLTEELGYSIEYLDCFPAFLCFDLENRVKPRYTMLRWLRKHGLLRKHLAPATVLANSEKRFITTLHLVHPAVPKLWLENFSSRMHMECYLKNIYHQHSDNK; this comes from the coding sequence ATGTCGATCCGCGCCGCGCTCCACCTCCGCCGTTTCTTCTCCACGGACGCTGCCCTCGCGCCGCCGAAGCTGCGGAACCTACCCTACCGCCTCCGCCACGGCGCCgtcccggccgcgcgcgccgccgtctccgAGTACCTCCACTTCACGCGCTGCCTCCCGTCCTCCCACGCCGACTCCATCGTCGCGCACTCCCCGcgctccctcctctccttcctcgcCGCACTCCCCGCCGTGCCGGGTTCCCTCCCCACCGCGGAGCTCCctgcgctcctccgccgccacctcaaCTTTCACCCGCTCAACGagctccccttcttcctcgaaTCAATcggcgcgcccgccgcggcgtccccCCGCTCCGACCTCATGTTCGTCGCCGACCACCCCACTCTGctcgacgccgtcgccgcgctcgcgcACTTCGGATTCCCATGGTCACGcctcggtctcctcttccccgccgtcctcctcggcgtgccCCCGGACCGTATCTCATCTCGCCTCGCTGCTCTCGAGGCCCGTCTCAACCGGctcccgcgcgccgccatcATCGCAGCCTGCCTCACCTTCCCATCGCTTCTTGAGCGGGATCTATCCGATTGCGACACACTCGTTAAGGATCTCGGCGCCACGTTCAGAGGATTGGGTCCGGATTTGGGGGCAAGCAATGACATTGACGCGTTCTCGGGTGTGTGCCGGAGGATGCGGATGTTCTATGATGCCGGGACAGAGATTGGTAGCATTGGGGGACTTGCCGGCAGCAGTTGGAGAGTGTTTCTTGAGCTCAGGGAAAAGAGAATTGCTGAGAGATTATGGTTCTTCAAGGAGCTGGGGATGCCCGGGAAGGAGCTGGGAAGGTTCTTGCTAAGCAATGCCAAGCTTTTTTATCATGATTTCTCTGATGTTGTGATCTCGGTGCCAGAGTATCTGCTGAGGGTTGGTTTGGTGGACGATGAGGTTAATGCGGCTATAGAGAAACATCCATATGTTGTTGGGAAGAACCAGCTGGAGAACCTCCCCAGGGTGTTGCGGGCAATGAAGCTGGAGCATCGGTTCCTGGAGAAGATTTCAGTTGGTGCGGAGAACTTGCGTTATTTATCACCTTATTTTGCTTTGGAGGATGATAGCTATGATGCAGAGGTTGAGAGGGCTTTCTTGGATGGGATGACTAAGGTCAAGGCTGACAAGAAAGCACAGCATGTGGACAGCAAGCTGGAGTTCTTGAAAAGCATTGGGTATGGTGAGAATGAGATAGCCACCAAGGTGATTCCTGTCCTTCACAGCACCAAGGATTTCCTGCAGGAGCGGTTTGACTACCTTCTGGAAAGAGGGGTGGAGTATACAATGCTGTGTCGGATCTTGACTGTTTTTCCAAAGGTGCTGAACCAGGGCAAGGATATGCTCAATGAGAAGTTGAATTATCTCACAGAGGAGCTGGGCTACTCCATAGAGTACCTGGATTGCTTCCCTGCATTTCTGTGCTTTGATTTGGAGAACAGGGTCAAGCCTAGGTATACAATGCTTCGGTGGCTCCGAAAGCATGGCCTACTTAGAAAACATTTAGCCCCTGCAACAGTGCTTGCTAACTCGGAGAAGAGATTCATTACTACTCTCCACCTTGTGCATCCTGCAGTTCCAAAGTTGTGGCTTGAGAACTTCTCTTCAAGAATGCATATGGAGTGTTATCTCAAGAACATTTATCATCAGCATTCAGACAACAAATAG
- the LOC120658339 gene encoding myricetin 3-O-rhamnoside 1,2-glucosyltransferase UGT709G2-like, translating to MAEAAADMAHVLVFPIPAQGHLNSFLHFSTGLLRAGLHVTFLHTDHNLRRLGAAAREAAAASPRLRFLSVPDGLPDDDPRGVGNIPQLMEGLRTTASAAYRDLLASLRRAGGTADGFPPVTCVVADGIMPFAWDIAEELGVPAIAYRTVSACSVLAYLSVPRLVELGELPFPEGGDLDAPIRGVPWMESFLRRRDLPVQCRTLTDTYQDPLLETVVAATVQTRKARALMLNTTASLERASLAHLAREMRDVFAVGPLHAMSPAPAVATSLWRHDDGCMAWLDGQAERSVVYISLGSLTVISHGQFTEFLHGLVAAGYPFLWVLRPDMLGASQGAALQEAVAAAGEGRSCVVPWVPQRDVLRHRAVGCFLTHCGWNSTIEGVVEGVPMVCWPFFVDQQINSRFVGAVWRNGLDMKDVCERAVVEGTVRAAMESAEVRRTARALAEQVERDIADDGSSALEFKRLVSFIRELSTTPAAAEPDRSPE from the coding sequence AtggctgaggcggcggcggacatggCGCACGTGCTGGTGTTCCCGATCCCGGCGCAGGGCCACCTCAACAGCTTCCTCCACTTCTCCACGGGGCTCCTCCGCGCCGGCCTCCACGTCACCTTCCTCCACACCGACCACAACCTCCGccgcctgggcgccgccgcgcgcgaggccgcggccgcctcgccgcgcctccgCTTCCTGTCCGTCCCCGACGGCCTCCCCGACGACGACCCCCGCGGCGTGGGCAACATCCCGCAGCTCATGGAGGGCCTGCGCACGACGGCCAGCGCCGCGTACCGCGACCTGCTCGCCTCGCTGCGCCGCGCGGGGGGCACCGCCGACGGGTTCCCGCCGGTGACGTGCGTCGTCGCCGACGGCATCATGCCGTTCGCTTGGGACATCGCGGAGGAGCTCGGCGTCCCCGCGATCGCGTACCGCACGGTGAGCGCGTGCTCCGTCCTGGCGTACCTGTCCGTGCCCAGGCTTGTCGAGCTCGGCGAGCTCCCCTTCCCCGAGGGCGGCGACCTCGACGCGCCCATCCGCGGCGTCCCGTGGATGGAGAGCTTCCTGCGACGGCGAGACCTCCCCGTCCAGTGCCGTACCCTCACCGACACGTACCAAGACCCCTTGCTGGAGACGGTGGTCGCGGCCACCGTGCAGACCCGCAAGGCGAGAGCGCTCATGCTCAACACGACCGCGTCCCTGGAGCGGGCATCCCTCGCACACCTGGCGCGGGAGATGCGCGACGTGTTCGCCGTCGGGCCACTCCACGCCATGTCCCCCGCGCCGGCGGTCGCCACGAGCCTGTGGCGCCACGACGACGGGTGCATGGCGTGGCTCGACGGCCAGGCGGAGCGGTCCGTGGTGTACATCAGCCTGGGGAGCCTGACGGTGATCTCCCACGGGCAGTTCACCGAGTTCCTGCACgggctcgtcgccgccggctaCCCGTTCCTGTGGGTGCTCCGGCCGGACATGCTCGGGGCGAGCCAGGGCGCGGCGCTCCAGGaggccgtcgccgcggccggggagggcAGGTCGTGCGTGGTGCCGTGGGTGCCGCAGCGGGACGTGCTCCGGCACCGCGCCGTGGGGTGCTTCCTGAcgcactgcgggtggaactcgacGATCGAGGGCGTCGTGGAGGGCGTGCCGATGGTGTGCTGGCCCTTCTTCGTGGACCAGCAGATCAACAGCCGGTTCGTGGGCGCCGTGTGGAGGAACGGGCTGGACATGAAGGACGTGTGCGAGAGGGCCGTGGTGGAGGGGACCGTGAGGGCGGCCATGGAGTCCGCCGAGGTCAGGAGGACGGCGCGCGCCCTGGCGGAGCAGGTGGAGCGTGACATCGCCGACGACGGGTCGTCGGCGCTGGAGTTCAAGCGGCTCGTCAGCTTCATCAGGGAGCTCAGCACCACGCCAGCCGCGGCGGAGCCCGATCGATCTCCAGAATAA